The sequence below is a genomic window from Candidatus Kapaibacterium sp..
AATAAAACTGCTCGGGTGCGATGAACCTTTAAGGTGCAATCCTGCACTCGGGCTATCAGTTCCAATACCAACACGACCATTTTTTAGTACCGTTAAGGCATTACTTCGGGTAGAATTTCCCGTACCGTTGCCGATTACAAACAAGCGGTCATTTACATTCCATGATACACCGGATGAAGGAGTGTATGTTGTGTTATATCTTCCTATAACAGTTTCATAAGCTGATGGAGATTGTATTTGATTACCTAAAACAAATGAGTAATCACCTGATGATTCAGAATAAATCCCCATAGCCGTGGAGATATATCCTGATGCTATTGTAGAATACCCCATGGCTAAGGAATTATATCCTGATGCTTTAGAAGAATTCCCCAAAGCTGTGGAGATACTTCCTGATGCTATTGTTGAATATCCCAAAGCAGTAGAGTAAACATTTAATGCTTTTGTGTTGTATCCCATAGCGACAGAATAGTCACCTATGCTATCTTTATCCCATTGAGTAGAACTTACTCTTCCGACTCTGAATGATGCCTTATCAGGATACCACATCATGCGGGTACCTGCACCAGATGTCGGCGGGTCACTTGGACCAGAGCCTTTAAATTCACCTTCAAAGAGTATATTTCCTTCATCTGTGTCGGTAATATGGAGAAGAGCAGCAGGAGTCGCAGTTCCAATTCCAATTCGACCGTTTTTCAAAATCGTCATTGCATTACTTCGTGAAGTACTTCCGGTGCCGTTGCCAATTACAAAAAGTCGGTCATTTACATGCCAAGCTGAAGGCGTAGAGGGAGTATAATCAACATTCCATCTTCCCAGAACTGTTTCATATCCTGACCTTGCCTTTGTATTTGAACCCATCGCTGTAGAAGCATAACCCGAAGCTGTTGAGTTCTCTCCCATAGCCGTTGAAAATGTACTTGACGCCGTTGTACCTCCACCCATTGCAGTAGAAACATCTCCTGAAGCGATTGTATTCCCTCCCATTGCAGTAGAAATGCCTCCTGAGGCAGTATTAGCATACCCAATTGCAGTAGAATAATCTCCGGCTGCATCTGAATTACTCCCGGTTGCTGTTGAATAATCCCCGTAAGCATAAGTGCTATGTCCCATTGCAATGGAATAATCTCCCGATGCGGTATTATTATAGCCCATAGCTACAGAATGGATTCCAATATTTGCTTTGTCCCATTGAACACCTATTACAGCGCCTGCCCTGAATGCCGCTTTATCCGGATACCACATCATACGTGTACCCGCACCACTTGCAGGAGGGTCACCGGGATCAGTTGATTTATATTCTCCTACAAATAGAATATTGCCTTCGTCTGTTCCCGTACCGTTGGTATGGAGTAGTGCTGTGGGGGTTGAAGTGCCAATACCTGTACTACCATTTTTCAGTACTACCATTGCATCAGTTCTTGGTCCGCCAGGTGTGCCGTTGCCAATCACAAACAAACGGTCGGTGGAATGCCATGATGAGACGGATGTAGGAGTGTATGTTGTGTTAAAAGCTCCAATTACAGTTTCATAAGCAGATGGAGATGAAACGCCAAATCCCAAAGCCGTAGAGTAATATCCTAATGCCATTGCACTAACCCCCATGGCAGTTGTGTAGTTCCCTGATGCTGTTGTACCGGCACCTAAAGATGTTGAGTAATGCCCTGAAGAAGTTGTGTTCCACCCCAAAGCAGTAGAGTGATTTCCTGATGCCTTAGTGTTATATCCCATGGCAACAGAATAATTACCGATGTTATCTTTATTCCATTGTGTACCGGTCACACTCCCAACCCTGAAAGCAGCTTTATCAGGATACCACATCATACGTGTACTTCCTTCTGAAGTTGGTGGGTCACCCGGTGTGTCTTTAAATACACCTACATGTAGTACACTACCTTCACCTGTTCCTATGCCATTAGTATGTAGCAAAGCAGTTGGGGTAGAAGTGCCAATCCCTAAATTTCCATTTTTCAAAACTGTTAATGCATCTTTTCTTGAATCGTTTGCAGTGCCATTACCGATAACAAATAAACGATCAGTTTCACTCCAATCTGTTATTGAATTTGGAGTATAATCCGTATTAAATCTTCCGATGACTGTTTCAAAACCTGATTTAGCAGTTGTTTCTGAACCTAATGCGATAGATTTCGAACCGGATGCGTCGGTTGAAGACCCAATGGCAGTTGCACTATATCCTGATGCTGTTGAGTACCAGCCCAATGCAGTTGAAGAATTTCCTGATGCTGTTGTATTTATACCCATTGCACTTGAAAAATCTCCGGAAGCTATTGTATTTGAACCAATTGCTACGGAAAATTTTCCAATATTATCTTTGTCCCATTGTGTACCGGTCACACTCCCAGCCCTGAAAGCAGCTTTATCAGGATACCACATCATACGGGTGCCTGCTCCTAATGTCGGTGGGTCGCCCGGTGTGTCTTTGAATACACCCACATGTAGCACATTACCTTCTCCATCACCAAGTCCATGAGTATGTAACAGGGCAGTAGGAGTATAAATGCCGATACCGACATTTCCGAGACGACCGATATTATTTGATACATTTCCACCGTTGTCCCAAGTTGGGTCGCTTTCTGAATACTCAGTTAAATAGCCTTCATCAGCGTGATTGCCCCACGAATAGGCTGTATTCCAGTTTGTAATATCAGTATTTAATATGCCCGATGCCGGACTTGCGGAAAATAGCGGGTCAGTTTCTGAATATTCTGTTAAATATCCTTCATCAGCGTGATTGCCCCATGAATATGCTGTATTCCAGTTTGTAATATCAGTATTTAATATGCCCGATGCCGGACTTGCGGAAAATTGCGGGTCAGTTTCATTTGCAGACTCTGCCGTCTTGGAATGCAAAGCATACGGCACAGAACTAAGTTTAATCCTCGGAAGCGGACTGCCGCTCCCAACGGTGATTTCGAGCCAGTATTCATCGGCGAAATTAATACTAAAAGGTGTAACGCTTCCAAGAGTAAGATTAACAAGTCCGTCAACGATTACTACATTGCTGTGTGTTTCGCTCCAAATAGCGGTGCCGCCCGTAGCGACATCGTATAACTTGACAGTCAGGCTATAAGTGCCCGAAAGATTTTTTGAATCAGCATCCTGCAAAATCCCCTGCCAGCTAATGGTTTGGGGAATTTGAGAATATAAAGAGCCACAAAAAATCAAGAAAAATGTGAAAATCAGTACAGTCTTTTTCATTGTACTTTCCCTTTTATTTATTTATTTTCAGAAAATTTATGCAAAAGTTGTTCGAGTTTCCGCTCGAGTTCATCAATTCTCTTCTCTTGCTCCTCATTTATCGTTAGTTGCTTATCAATTCTCTTATTCTGTTCATCTATAATAGCTTGCTGCTCCTTCATAGCTTCAACTAATACAGCGGTCATCTCAGCATAATTAATTCCCATAAAGCCATCGGTAGGGTTAATAAAAGCAAGCTCGGGCATAACTTTTTCAAATTCTTGTGCTATAAAGCCAATACGAGTACCGTATTCGGGATTACTTTTCCATGTGAAACTGACACCGCGTAACTGCTTCACCCGCTCAAGACTATTTTCTAAAGTTAAGATATTTTCCTTAAATCGAATATCTGAAGTAGCAGTGGTGAGCGTTCCGTCGGATTTACGATTTAATACTCCGTGATATGCATCAGAAGCTATACTGCGAAAACGTGCATTGCCATTTACATCGAGGTTTTGGGTGGGCGCAGAGGTATTGATACCCACTTGCCGTCCTTTTACAATCATAGCAACAAACCAGTTCGGGTCATACCCATCGCAACGCAACGAATATCCATCACCTTCCTGAATAGAAAGAATAGTTCCATCGCTTGAGTTAGTGGAAGCCCTGAGTGCTAATCCCGATGAATGAGTATTCTCAAAAAAGCCCGTAGAATTGGTTCCGCCCGAGACGCTTGAAACTACCCTAAGCCTATTACCGCCCGGATTAATTGTACCAATTCCGGTGTTGCCATTTTTCAAAACAGTCATTGCATTATGCTTGTTGGATTCACTTGTTCCGACGCCTATCTCAAATATTGGGTCGGTTAAAGTCCAATTATTGGCTTCACCATTGCCAATATTATATCTCCCAATAGCTGTTGATGCCAATGCAGATGCAGTTGTTTGATGCCCAATAGCCGTGGAATAATTTCCCGAAGCGTTTGTGCTGCTTCCCATTGCCGTGGAATGATTTCCCGAAGCGTTTGTGCTGCTTCCCATTGCCGTGGACCAATCTCCCGAAGCGTTTGTGCTGCTTCCCATTGCAGTTGAATAATTTGCAGAAGCGGTTGTGCTGGCTCCCATTGCCGTAGAAAAATTTGCCGAAGCGTTAGTTCCGCTTCCAATGGCAACGGTATAAAATCCCGAAGCGGAAGCACCAGAACCAATTGCCGTGGTACGAAATCCCGAAGCGGTAGTATTATATCCCATTGCCGTGGAAACATCTCCCGATGCTGTTGTTTCTAATCCCATTGCCGTGGAATAATATCCCTTTGCCTTGGTGTCATAACCCAATGCCACGGAATAAATTCCAATACTGTCTTTGTTCCAATTTGTACCGGTTACATGTCCAACCCTAAATGCACCCTTATCGGGGTACCACATCATACGGGTTCCAGTTCCCGAAACTGGCGGGTCGCCGGGATCTGGGAGCTTACTCTGACCAACAAACAGCACATTGCCTTGGCCTGTGCCTGTTCCGTTGGTATGAAGAAGTGCCGTTGGAACATCGGTGCCAATTCCTGTATTTCCGCTTTTCAGTACTGTAATGGCATTGCTTGGTGTGCTGCTGGTACCGTTCGCCACCACAAAGAGGCGGTCTG
It includes:
- a CDS encoding tail fiber domain-containing protein codes for the protein MKKTVLIFTFFLIFCGSLYSQIPQTISWQGILQDADSKNLSGTYSLTVKLYDVATGGTAIWSETHSNVVIVDGLVNLTLGSVTPFSINFADEYWLEITVGSGSPLPRIKLSSVPYALHSKTAESANETDPQFSASPASGILNTDITNWNTAYSWGNHADEGYLTEYSETDPLFSASPASGILNTDITNWNTAYSWGNHADEGYLTEYSESDPTWDNGGNVSNNIGRLGNVGIGIYTPTALLHTHGLGDGEGNVLHVGVFKDTPGDPPTLGAGTRMMWYPDKAAFRAGSVTGTQWDKDNIGKFSVAIGSNTIASGDFSSAMGINTTASGNSSTALGWYSTASGYSATAIGSSTDASGSKSIALGSETTAKSGFETVIGRFNTDYTPNSITDWSETDRLFVIGNGTANDSRKDALTVLKNGNLGIGTSTPTALLHTNGIGTGEGSVLHVGVFKDTPGDPPTSEGSTRMMWYPDKAAFRVGSVTGTQWNKDNIGNYSVAMGYNTKASGNHSTALGWNTTSSGHYSTSLGAGTTASGNYTTAMGVSAMALGYYSTALGFGVSSPSAYETVIGAFNTTYTPTSVSSWHSTDRLFVIGNGTPGGPRTDAMVVLKNGSTGIGTSTPTALLHTNGTGTDEGNILFVGEYKSTDPGDPPASGAGTRMMWYPDKAAFRAGAVIGVQWDKANIGIHSVAMGYNNTASGDYSIAMGHSTYAYGDYSTATGSNSDAAGDYSTAIGYANTASGGISTAMGGNTIASGDVSTAMGGGTTASSTFSTAMGENSTASGYASTAMGSNTKARSGYETVLGRWNVDYTPSTPSAWHVNDRLFVIGNGTGSTSRSNAMTILKNGRIGIGTATPAALLHITDTDEGNILFEGEFKGSGPSDPPTSGAGTRMMWYPDKASFRVGRVSSTQWDKDSIGDYSVAMGYNTKALNVYSTALGYSTIASGSISTALGNSSKASGYNSLAMGYSTIASGYISTAMGIYSESSGDYSFVLGNQIQSPSAYETVIGRYNTTYTPSSGVSWNVNDRLFVIGNGTGNSTRSNALTVLKNGRVGIGTDSPSAGLHLKGSSHPSSFIYLESDLDEDAGLRFYEGDTTKWHIFNNSSAAGLSIYNSAYSVALFAKQSNAYIGIGTSSPSQRLDVNGNARFRSISSGAYAGVVNRTSDGTLTTATSDIRFKENIETLENSLERVMQLRGVSFTWKSNPEYGTRIGFIAQEFENVMPELSFTNPADGYMGINYAEMTAVLAEAIKEQQQLIESQNTKIDELERKLEQLLIKFSENK
- a CDS encoding tail fiber domain-containing protein, with the translated sequence MANGTSSTPSNAITVLKSGNTGIGTDVPTALLHTNGTGTGQGNVLFVGQSKLPDPGDPPVSGTGTRMMWYPDKGAFRVGHVTGTNWNKDSIGIYSVALGYDTKAKGYYSTAMGLETTASGDVSTAMGYNTTASGFRTTAIGSGASASGFYTVAIGSGTNASANFSTAMGASTTASANYSTAMGSSTNASGDWSTAMGSSTNASGNHSTAMGSSTNASGNYSTAIGHQTTASALASTAIGRYNIGNGEANNWTLTDPIFEIGVGTSESNKHNAMTVLKNGNTGIGTINPGGNRLRVVSSVSGGTNSTGFFENTHSSGLALRASTNSSDGTILSIQEGDGYSLRCDGYDPNWFVAMIVKGRQVGINTSAPTQNLDVNGNARFRSIASDAYHGVLNRKSDGTLTTATSDIRFKENILTLENSLERVKQLRGVSFTWKSNPEYGTRIGFIAQEFEKVMPELAFINPTDGFMGINYAEMTAVLVEAMKEQQAIIDEQNKRIDKQLTINEEQEKRIDELERKLEQLLHKFSENK